The Scyliorhinus canicula chromosome 5, sScyCan1.1, whole genome shotgun sequence genome window below encodes:
- the psmg4 gene encoding proteasome assembly chaperone 4, with product MAAAGEPEPGAAPRNLSVHNFSEKLAEHTVHFHLLSMKESFFLWVGSAPTLSNLAVAMCTRFDPMPVSTLVLGDASDTTPNSVAQRLAKKTGKQVFISYNLPSTNTNLSLQVENRIKQEMVTHPDKF from the exons ATGGCAGCGGCGGGAGAGCCGGAGCCGGGGGCCGCTCCCCGGAACCTCTCCGTCCACAACTTCAGCGAGAAGCTGGCCGAGCACACGGTGCATTTCCACCTCCTCTCAATGAAGGAGAGTTTCTTCCTGTGGGTGGGCAGCGCCCCCACTCTCTCCAACCTCGCCGTGGCCATGTGCACCAGATTT GACCCAATGCCAGTGTCTACATTAGTCCTTGGAGATGCCTCTGACACCACACCCAACTCTGTCGCCCAAAGACTCG CGAAGAAGACAGGGAAACAAGTTTTCATCAGTTATAACctgcccagcaccaacaccaatcTATCACTGCAGGTGGAAAACCGAATCAAACAAGAAATggtcactcatccagacaagtttTAA